A stretch of the Proteus sp. ZN5 genome encodes the following:
- the phoB gene encoding phosphate regulon transcriptional regulator PhoB: MARRILVVEDETAIREMICFVLEQNGFQPIEAEDYDSALSFLIDPYPDLVLLDWMIPGGSGLQVIKQMKRESNTRDIPIIMLTAKGEEEDKVQGLETGADDYVIKPFSPKELVARVKAILRRLSPMSAEDIIEFNGLGLDPVSHRVTSQDKPIDMGPTEFKLLHFFMTHPERVYSREQLLNYVWGTNVYVEDRTVDVHIRRLRKAIEEDGHDRMIQTVRGTGYRFSARF, encoded by the coding sequence ATGGCAAGGCGTATTCTTGTTGTTGAAGATGAAACCGCAATTCGAGAGATGATCTGTTTTGTTTTGGAACAAAATGGTTTTCAACCTATTGAAGCAGAAGACTATGATTCTGCATTGAGCTTTCTTATTGATCCTTACCCTGATCTGGTTTTATTAGATTGGATGATCCCCGGTGGATCAGGCTTGCAGGTAATAAAACAGATGAAGCGGGAAAGTAACACCCGTGATATTCCAATTATTATGCTAACGGCAAAAGGGGAAGAAGAAGATAAAGTCCAAGGGCTAGAAACGGGGGCTGATGATTATGTTATTAAGCCTTTTTCACCTAAAGAGCTTGTAGCTCGTGTGAAAGCAATTTTGCGACGATTATCACCAATGTCTGCGGAAGATATTATTGAATTCAATGGATTAGGACTTGATCCTGTTTCTCATCGAGTAACGAGTCAAGATAAACCGATTGATATGGGACCCACCGAATTTAAACTCCTGCACTTTTTTATGACACATCCTGAACGAGTGTATAGCAGAGAACAACTGCTAAACTACGTTTGGGGAACGAATGTTTATGTTGAAGACCGTACTGTTGATGTGCATATTCGTCGTTTACGTAAGGCCATTGAAGAAGATGGTCATGACAGAATGATACAGACAGTACGTGGAACGGGATATCGTTTCTCTGCCCGTTTCTAA
- the ydhT gene encoding protein YdhT encodes MSVPSKENIRLTKEDLRQLHVSTSLYRWFLRYFPDGGTYSAIHSELIKQRRTQWIESFIQYIYLRHFSEASFAKQEQEVMENILFLLGNEQQQGVTLQRLPYHNTLPTSENIQFSTEWHQLILKSQQLSTDLALCGSNNIVAFSGDENSISNTGYSNQLMNTGFAGKVCNTGNQCRIGSLGGRSRICNSGNDVKIYASGNGVHIANSGIRNFITASQDRAKVTNTGDLAQINVTGNNSVAINTGDNCKVTVSGDNSICISTGELHQFCLGKGGSAVIAYHDGNRTRFKIFYEGEDGIVAGVHYYLDENQHPIAHIKQNSTSVN; translated from the coding sequence ATGTCAGTCCCTTCAAAGGAAAATATTAGATTAACAAAAGAAGACTTACGACAACTGCATGTTTCAACTTCGCTTTATCGTTGGTTTTTACGTTATTTTCCTGATGGAGGCACTTACAGTGCTATTCATAGTGAGTTAATAAAACAGCGCCGTACACAGTGGATAGAAAGCTTTATTCAATATATTTATTTACGTCATTTTAGTGAAGCATCCTTTGCCAAACAGGAACAAGAAGTCATGGAAAACATCTTGTTCCTGCTCGGCAATGAACAACAACAAGGCGTGACATTACAACGTCTGCCCTATCACAACACTTTACCAACCTCTGAAAATATTCAATTTTCTACCGAATGGCATCAATTAATCCTAAAAAGCCAGCAATTAAGCACTGATCTTGCTTTATGTGGCAGTAATAACATCGTCGCTTTTTCTGGTGATGAAAATAGCATTTCTAACACGGGTTATAGCAATCAATTGATGAATACGGGTTTTGCTGGAAAAGTGTGTAATACGGGTAATCAGTGTCGTATTGGTAGCTTAGGTGGGCGCTCTCGCATTTGTAATAGTGGCAATGATGTCAAAATTTATGCGTCAGGTAATGGTGTTCATATCGCAAACAGTGGTATACGTAATTTCATTACCGCCTCTCAAGACCGCGCAAAAGTCACTAACACTGGTGATTTAGCGCAAATCAATGTTACTGGAAATAACTCTGTGGCAATTAATACAGGTGATAACTGTAAAGTCACGGTATCTGGCGACAACAGTATTTGTATCTCAACAGGTGAGCTCCATCAGTTCTGCTTAGGAAAAGGCGGTAGTGCTGTTATTGCTTATCATGACGGCAATCGTACCCGCTTTAAAATCTTCTATGAAGGTGAGGATGGTATCGTCGCCGGAGTTCATTACTATTTAGATGAAAATCAGCATCCTATTGCACATATAAAACAGAACTCGACTTCTGTTAATTAA
- the phsC gene encoding thiosulfate reductase cytochrome B subunit, whose product MSIVNTMPDSAQFQAALKEYVLIYTPDYLPLWLIVAGVLFIGMLLVLALHGFLRYRFATPHGESHKEEKLYLYSKAVRLWHWSNASLFILLLLSGGINHFALLSAHDTALLVSVHEICGYLLLVCWLSFVLINLVGGNGKFYRIDGKNWFQRAFMQTRFYLYGIIKGEGHPFPATPNVKFNPLQQMAYLGVMYALVPLLLITGVLLQNPAFIPADAVMFKAWLLIAHQILAVCSVFFIIGHLYLCTTGKTPFQTFRSMVDGYHRH is encoded by the coding sequence ATGAGTATCGTCAATACAATGCCAGATAGTGCTCAGTTCCAAGCCGCACTAAAAGAGTATGTTTTAATCTATACTCCCGACTATTTACCTCTTTGGCTAATTGTTGCAGGCGTATTATTTATTGGCATGCTACTTGTGCTCGCACTACATGGCTTTTTACGTTATCGCTTTGCCACACCACATGGTGAATCGCATAAAGAAGAGAAACTCTATCTTTACTCTAAAGCTGTTCGTTTGTGGCACTGGAGTAATGCCTCTTTATTTATTCTGTTACTTCTAAGTGGTGGCATCAACCATTTCGCCCTACTTTCAGCCCACGATACTGCGTTATTAGTCAGTGTGCATGAAATCTGTGGTTATCTGCTCTTGGTTTGCTGGTTGTCCTTTGTTCTTATTAATCTTGTTGGTGGTAATGGCAAGTTTTACCGCATTGATGGTAAAAACTGGTTTCAACGCGCCTTTATGCAAACTCGTTTTTATCTCTACGGTATTATCAAAGGAGAAGGTCATCCCTTCCCAGCAACACCTAATGTTAAGTTTAATCCACTGCAACAAATGGCTTATTTAGGTGTGATGTATGCGTTAGTTCCACTGCTTTTGATAACCGGTGTTTTACTTCAAAATCCAGCATTCATTCCTGCTGATGCCGTCATGTTTAAAGCTTGGTTATTAATCGCACACCAAATATTAGCTGTATGTAGTGTCTTTTTTATCATTGGTCACCTTTATCTGTGCACAACAGGAAAAACACCATTCCAAACATTTCGCAGTATGGTTGACGGTTACCATAGACACTAA
- a CDS encoding aldehyde ferredoxin oxidoreductase encodes MINGWTGNILRINLTTGAITRESSSKYKSLIGGMGFGYKIMYEEVAPGVKPFDEENKVVFAVGPLTGSGAPCSSRVNITSLSTFTRGNLVVDAHMGGFFAAWMKFAGYDSLIIEGKSDKPVWIHIDDDQVSIEDASFLWGKGVRQTTEELCAQTSPEACVATIGPAGENLVPLSGIINSRNHSGGAGVGAVLGSKKLKAIVVEGSRGVNVADRKALKELNDYMMTQLIGSNNNHVVPSTPQSWAEYSHPGSRWTARKGLYWGAAEGGPIETGEIPPGDINTVGFRTMKSTFDLGPEAEEYTVKMGGCHSCPIRCMAQLNVPQAKKFGVPQTGGNTCVANFVHTTIFPNGPKDVEKKGDGNVVGNLVGLNIFDDMGLWCNYGQLHRDFTYCYTHGVFKRVLSEEEYNDIPWDKLEEGNPEFIKDFYYRLAHRKGEFSHLADGSYLIAQRWNLGEEYWANKKNKLWSPMGFPIHHANEASAQVGSIVNCMFNRDAMTHTHINYIGSGLPLKLQKEIAGELFGSGDAFDETKNYTPINKAKIAYTKWTLLRSCLHDAVTLCNWVWPMTVSPHKSRNYRGDLEMEAKFFTAITGEPTTSKDLDLASERIFTLHRAYTVKLMNTMDMRNEHDQICSWVFDKDPDIPVFTEGTDKMDRVDMQLSLTMFYQEMGWDPQLGCPTKETLVRLGLQDVADDLASRGLLPS; translated from the coding sequence ATGATTAACGGCTGGACTGGAAACATTCTAAGAATCAATTTAACTACCGGTGCCATCACTCGTGAAAGCTCAAGCAAATATAAATCCTTAATTGGAGGCATGGGCTTTGGTTACAAGATTATGTACGAAGAGGTTGCTCCCGGCGTTAAACCTTTTGATGAAGAAAATAAAGTTGTTTTCGCTGTAGGACCTCTAACTGGATCGGGCGCACCTTGTAGCTCACGCGTCAATATTACCTCTCTTTCCACTTTTACTCGTGGCAATCTCGTTGTTGATGCCCATATGGGGGGATTTTTTGCCGCTTGGATGAAATTTGCAGGCTATGACTCTCTGATTATTGAAGGTAAATCAGATAAGCCTGTTTGGATCCATATTGATGATGACCAAGTTTCTATTGAAGATGCCTCTTTCTTATGGGGTAAAGGTGTTCGTCAAACCACAGAAGAACTATGTGCTCAAACAAGCCCAGAAGCTTGTGTCGCGACCATTGGTCCTGCGGGTGAAAACCTTGTACCTTTATCCGGCATTATTAATAGCCGTAACCACAGTGGTGGTGCTGGTGTTGGTGCAGTCTTAGGTTCTAAAAAATTAAAAGCCATTGTCGTCGAAGGTAGCCGTGGGGTTAACGTTGCCGACCGTAAAGCGTTAAAAGAACTTAACGACTACATGATGACACAATTGATTGGCTCTAATAACAACCACGTTGTACCAAGTACGCCACAATCATGGGCTGAATATTCACACCCAGGATCTCGTTGGACTGCACGTAAAGGACTGTATTGGGGAGCGGCTGAAGGCGGCCCAATTGAAACAGGCGAAATTCCTCCTGGTGATATCAATACTGTTGGTTTTAGAACCATGAAATCAACCTTTGACTTAGGCCCAGAAGCTGAAGAATACACCGTGAAGATGGGAGGTTGTCACTCTTGCCCTATCCGTTGTATGGCCCAACTCAATGTTCCACAAGCGAAAAAATTTGGAGTACCACAAACAGGTGGTAACACTTGTGTTGCTAACTTCGTTCACACAACCATTTTCCCTAATGGCCCTAAAGATGTTGAGAAAAAAGGGGATGGCAACGTTGTTGGTAACTTAGTCGGTCTGAATATTTTTGATGATATGGGACTTTGGTGTAACTACGGTCAGCTTCATCGCGACTTCACTTATTGTTATACCCACGGTGTGTTTAAGCGTGTACTTTCTGAAGAAGAATACAACGATATTCCTTGGGATAAACTGGAAGAAGGCAATCCTGAATTTATTAAAGATTTTTACTATCGTTTGGCGCATCGTAAAGGTGAATTTAGCCACCTTGCAGATGGCTCTTACCTGATTGCACAACGCTGGAATTTAGGTGAAGAATATTGGGCTAATAAGAAAAATAAACTCTGGTCGCCAATGGGCTTCCCAATTCACCACGCAAATGAAGCTTCGGCTCAAGTGGGTTCTATCGTTAACTGTATGTTTAACCGCGATGCGATGACACATACACATATCAACTATATCGGTAGTGGTTTACCTCTCAAACTACAAAAAGAGATTGCAGGTGAGCTATTTGGTTCTGGTGATGCATTTGATGAAACCAAAAACTATACACCTATCAACAAAGCTAAAATTGCTTATACCAAATGGACACTTTTACGTAGTTGCTTACACGATGCGGTCACCTTATGTAACTGGGTATGGCCGATGACGGTTTCTCCTCATAAAAGCCGTAATTATCGTGGTGACTTAGAAATGGAAGCCAAGTTCTTTACCGCTATCACAGGTGAACCAACTACTTCTAAAGATCTGGATTTAGCCTCAGAGCGTATCTTCACTTTACACCGCGCTTATACCGTTAAGTTAATGAACACTATGGATATGCGTAATGAGCATGACCAAATCTGTTCATGGGTATTCGATAAAGATCCTGATATTCCAGTCTTTACTGAAGGTACAGACAAAATGGACAGAGTCGATATGCAGCTTTCTCTCACCATGTTCTATCAAGAAATGGGCTGGGATCCTCAGTTAGGCTGCCCAACAAAAGAAACTTTAGTTCGCCTTGGATTACAAGATGTTGCAGACGATTTAGCGTCTCGTGGTTTATTACCAAGTTAA
- a CDS encoding YdhW family putative oxidoreductase system protein: protein MMIEQNASASIPQDIADDADIALEQPDISRRRWLLPLSETGVGRSANTSTDIAEEPVAEVAELSAEQHLANAIRQCSKEGELLAISTLYDAPYSLTEEDIAQLETALKSDEFIDIAHLSLNGEDYYYSDEFMSDNFAQLQLLNRHADICTAIAGVVRFECETYPRPLKQSMLMSEPFKYTASEIEDALTLMKTHPDFQDIQQVLASNDAPYLFSNTLMSYGKARGLTEWIEVEQHENP, encoded by the coding sequence ATGATGATAGAACAAAATGCATCAGCTTCTATACCACAAGATATCGCTGATGATGCAGATATTGCTTTAGAGCAACCTGATATCTCTCGTCGCCGTTGGTTACTGCCATTATCAGAAACAGGTGTTGGACGTAGTGCTAACACCTCAACAGATATCGCAGAAGAACCGGTTGCAGAAGTAGCAGAATTATCTGCCGAACAACATCTAGCGAATGCGATACGTCAATGTTCAAAAGAAGGTGAACTATTAGCAATTTCAACGCTGTATGATGCGCCCTATTCTCTGACTGAAGAGGACATTGCGCAGTTAGAAACCGCGTTAAAGAGCGACGAGTTTATTGATATCGCCCATTTAAGTCTCAATGGTGAGGATTATTATTACTCTGATGAATTTATGTCAGATAACTTCGCACAACTGCAATTATTAAACCGCCATGCGGATATTTGTACAGCAATTGCAGGTGTAGTTCGTTTTGAATGCGAAACCTATCCTCGACCATTGAAACAAAGCATGTTGATGTCTGAACCCTTTAAATACACGGCTTCAGAGATTGAAGATGCACTGACACTGATGAAAACTCACCCTGATTTTCAGGATATTCAGCAAGTTTTAGCATCCAACGATGCCCCTTATCTCTTTAGCAATACGTTAATGAGTTACGGCAAAGCACGAGGCTTAACTGAATGGATTGAGGTTGAACAACATGAAAACCCTTAA
- the sbcD gene encoding exonuclease subunit SbcD, with protein sequence MRIIHTSDWHLGQYFFTKTRSQEHQQFLDWLLAQIKHYQVDALIVAGDIFDTGSPPSYARELYNRFVVAIRDTQCQLVILGGNHDSVATLNESKSLLACLNTTVIANVHAETPQAPLILPQKDNTPGALLCAIPYLRPRDMISSKSGQSGAEKQNILKEAIADYYQAQYQEALDLRKQLNVNIPIIATGHLTTIGASVTDSVREIYIGTLEAFSATLFPEFDYIALGHIHRPQVVNKSGHIRYSGSPIPLSFDESGQQKSVCLIDFEQDKLNNLTLLPIPEFQLLRTIRGSLKEIAIQLDELKKQYDETDTTIWLDIEVSTQDYLSDIQTRVQELTNDPLFEVILLRRSRKQRQAFTQNENETLTELTVYDVFERRLEQHEFDSEETKTRLTTLFKQAVEMAEQEDNEA encoded by the coding sequence ATGCGGATTATTCACACATCAGACTGGCATTTAGGGCAATATTTTTTTACTAAAACCCGCTCACAAGAGCATCAACAGTTTCTTGATTGGTTATTAGCACAAATTAAACATTATCAAGTTGACGCATTGATTGTTGCAGGCGATATTTTTGATACTGGCTCCCCTCCGAGTTATGCCCGAGAGCTTTATAACCGCTTTGTTGTTGCTATTCGAGATACACAATGCCAGCTCGTTATTCTAGGTGGTAACCACGATTCTGTAGCGACACTAAATGAATCTAAATCATTATTAGCATGTTTAAATACAACGGTTATTGCCAATGTTCATGCTGAAACACCACAAGCCCCGCTCATTCTTCCTCAAAAAGATAATACTCCGGGAGCATTACTTTGCGCGATCCCTTATCTACGCCCTAGAGATATGATAAGTAGTAAAAGTGGGCAATCAGGTGCTGAAAAACAAAATATCCTAAAAGAAGCGATTGCTGATTATTATCAAGCTCAATATCAAGAGGCTCTCGATTTACGTAAGCAACTGAACGTCAATATTCCTATTATCGCAACAGGTCACCTTACAACCATTGGTGCAAGTGTAACGGACTCTGTACGTGAAATTTATATCGGTACTTTAGAGGCTTTCTCTGCAACACTGTTTCCTGAATTTGACTATATTGCTCTTGGTCATATTCATCGCCCTCAAGTGGTAAATAAATCAGGCCATATTCGTTATAGCGGCTCTCCTATTCCTTTAAGTTTTGATGAAAGTGGTCAACAAAAAAGCGTCTGCCTTATCGATTTTGAACAAGATAAATTAAATAACCTCACACTATTACCGATTCCTGAATTTCAGTTACTACGCACTATCAGGGGGTCATTAAAAGAGATAGCCATACAACTTGACGAATTAAAAAAACAATACGATGAAACAGATACCACTATTTGGTTGGATATCGAAGTTTCAACACAAGATTATCTCAGTGATATACAAACTCGTGTTCAAGAGCTAACTAACGATCCCCTTTTTGAAGTGATCTTATTAAGAAGATCCAGAAAACAGCGCCAAGCATTCACGCAAAATGAGAACGAAACACTGACCGAATTAACGGTTTATGATGTTTTTGAAAGACGCTTAGAACAGCATGAATTTGATTCAGAAGAAACTAAAACACGATTAACAACATTGTTTAAACAAGCTGTTGAAATGGCAGAACAAGAGGATAACGAAGCATAA
- a CDS encoding 4Fe-4S dicluster domain-containing protein, with product MRVSRRKFVAGMGSVIFFSAPLGSALAATAEKKPIRYAMIHDETLCNGCNICATACRRLNKVPNGMARMDIAHIPLSLKEDNDKYHFFRHSCQQCEDAPCIPVCPTGASWRDESNGIVRVNKDKCIGCSYCISACPYQVRYLNPVTHVADKCDFCLESRLQKGFPPICVSACPQSALLFGREDSPQIQEWLKTHDYYIYQLDGVGKPHLYRRVGPHVQEEGKV from the coding sequence ATGCGTGTTTCTCGCCGTAAATTTGTAGCAGGTATGGGATCGGTCATTTTTTTCAGTGCGCCACTAGGAAGTGCGCTTGCGGCAACTGCAGAAAAAAAACCTATCCGTTATGCCATGATCCACGATGAGACGCTCTGTAATGGCTGTAATATCTGCGCCACTGCATGTCGTCGATTAAATAAAGTACCCAATGGTATGGCACGAATGGATATTGCTCATATTCCATTAAGCCTCAAAGAAGACAACGATAAATACCATTTCTTTAGACACTCTTGCCAACAATGTGAAGATGCCCCTTGTATTCCGGTTTGCCCTACGGGTGCTTCTTGGCGTGATGAAAGCAATGGCATCGTTCGTGTTAATAAAGATAAATGTATTGGTTGTAGCTATTGTATATCAGCATGCCCATACCAAGTCCGTTATCTTAACCCTGTGACACATGTTGCTGATAAATGTGATTTCTGTCTTGAGTCTCGATTACAAAAAGGTTTCCCACCGATTTGTGTGAGTGCTTGTCCACAAAGTGCCTTGTTATTTGGTAGAGAAGACAGCCCTCAAATTCAAGAATGGCTCAAAACACACGATTACTATATTTATCAACTTGATGGTGTAGGAAAACCGCACCTCTATCGTCGTGTAGGGCCTCATGTACAAGAGGAGGGTAAAGTATGA
- the phoR gene encoding phosphate regulon sensor histidine kinase PhoR has protein sequence MLERLSWKALVWGLCLFCLPAFILSLFIGHLSWLLVVSLLSALVWHAYNLMKLSKWLWLDRSVLPPEGRGGWEPIFYGIRQTQQRNRKRRRELGDLIKRFRSGAESLPDAVVMMTNEGNIFWCNSLAQHLLGFRWPEDNGQTIFNLLRYPDFLHYFTASDFSRPLTLSLNNGSIVEFRVMPYSEDQRLMVARDVTEKNKLENSRRDFFANVSHELRTPLTVIQGYLEMMEENYVAKPAEHKAIVTMQEQAKRMDTLVQQLLQLSRIESDPHIDLNKIVDIPAILALLQQEADSLSQGQHHIIFDVDEQWVVRGNEEQLRSAVSNLVYNAINHTEEGTTINVSWKKIPQGMLFSVSDNGSGISAEHLTRLTERFYRVDKARSRHSGGTGLGLAIVKKSLLHHHSQLNIESKVGVGSTFSFILPQTLLTAKKTH, from the coding sequence GTGTTAGAACGACTATCGTGGAAAGCCCTCGTTTGGGGGCTATGTCTATTTTGCTTACCTGCTTTTATATTATCGCTTTTTATCGGGCATCTTTCTTGGTTGCTGGTGGTATCACTCCTCAGTGCTTTGGTCTGGCATGCTTATAATTTGATGAAATTGTCTAAATGGTTATGGCTAGATCGCTCTGTTTTACCACCAGAAGGCAGAGGAGGATGGGAGCCTATTTTTTATGGCATTCGACAAACACAACAACGCAACCGTAAACGGCGTCGAGAACTAGGCGACTTAATTAAACGTTTTAGAAGTGGCGCTGAAAGCTTGCCTGATGCTGTTGTGATGATGACAAATGAAGGTAATATTTTTTGGTGTAACAGCCTTGCTCAACACTTGTTAGGTTTTCGGTGGCCGGAAGACAATGGGCAAACTATTTTTAACTTATTACGTTACCCAGATTTTTTGCACTATTTTACCGCAAGTGATTTTAGCCGACCTTTAACCCTTTCACTCAATAATGGTTCTATTGTGGAGTTTCGTGTGATGCCGTATAGCGAAGATCAGCGCTTGATGGTGGCTCGCGATGTAACAGAAAAAAATAAATTGGAAAATTCACGGCGAGATTTTTTTGCTAATGTCAGTCATGAGTTAAGAACACCGCTAACCGTTATTCAAGGTTATCTTGAAATGATGGAAGAAAATTATGTTGCCAAACCTGCAGAGCATAAGGCAATAGTCACCATGCAAGAGCAAGCTAAACGTATGGATACGCTTGTTCAACAACTCTTACAGCTTTCTCGTATCGAATCTGATCCTCATATCGATTTAAATAAGATTGTTGATATTCCTGCCATTCTGGCTTTATTACAACAAGAAGCAGACTCATTGAGTCAAGGTCAACACCATATTATTTTTGATGTTGATGAACAATGGGTTGTTCGAGGTAATGAAGAGCAATTGCGTAGTGCGGTTTCTAACTTAGTGTATAACGCCATTAATCACACTGAAGAAGGTACAACAATCAACGTCAGTTGGAAGAAAATTCCCCAAGGCATGTTATTTAGTGTCTCAGATAATGGATCGGGGATTAGCGCTGAACACTTAACTCGTTTAACAGAGCGCTTTTATCGTGTTGATAAAGCTCGCTCTCGTCATTCGGGCGGTACTGGGTTAGGTTTGGCTATTGTGAAAAAATCACTGCTCCATCATCACTCTCAATTGAATATTGAAAGTAAAGTTGGTGTTGGGAGTACGTTCTCTTTTATCCTTCCTCAAACATTGCTTACTGCTAAAAAAACACACTAG
- the brnQ gene encoding branched-chain amino acid transport system II carrier protein: MAHRLTSRDILALGFMTFALFVGAGNIIFPPMVGLQSGEFVWTAAIGFLITGVGLPVLTVVALAKVGGGIEALSTPIGKSMGLLLAIVAYLAVGPLFATPRTATVSFKVGIAPLVGDTEISLLIYSIVYFLIVIGISLYPGKLLDSVGHILAPIKILALAILGVAAVFWPAGGAIPATEAYRDMALTQGFINGYLTMDTLGAMVFGIVIVNAARSRGIDNSSLLTRYTMWAGIIAGVLLTAIYLSLFKLGSSSGSIIPGAQDGADILHAYVQYTFGNFGSFFLAVLIFLACMVTAVGLTCACAEFFSRYLPISYRVLVLILAIFSAVVSNLGLSKLIAFSIPVLIMIYPPCIVIILMSFTLRLWNNPSRIIAPAMVVSLFFGIFDAIKASDYLKHLLPEWATKLPLSEQGLAWLIPVLVTIVVCAIYDRVAGSQSKKVIHTEAINKQ; this comes from the coding sequence ATGGCACATAGATTAACTTCCAGAGATATTCTGGCATTAGGGTTTATGACATTCGCCCTGTTTGTTGGCGCTGGCAATATTATTTTTCCTCCAATGGTCGGTTTACAGTCAGGCGAATTTGTTTGGACTGCTGCGATTGGCTTTTTGATCACCGGTGTGGGTTTACCTGTTTTAACGGTTGTTGCACTGGCAAAAGTCGGTGGTGGCATTGAGGCATTAAGCACACCTATTGGTAAATCAATGGGATTGTTATTAGCCATTGTTGCCTATCTTGCTGTTGGACCTCTTTTTGCAACCCCTCGTACTGCAACGGTTTCTTTTAAAGTGGGTATTGCTCCTTTAGTGGGTGATACAGAAATATCATTGCTAATTTACAGCATTGTCTATTTCTTAATTGTTATTGGTATTTCGCTTTATCCGGGGAAATTGCTAGACAGTGTTGGTCATATTCTTGCGCCGATTAAAATTCTGGCATTAGCGATATTAGGTGTGGCTGCGGTATTTTGGCCTGCTGGTGGCGCTATTCCTGCGACTGAAGCTTATCGTGATATGGCGTTGACTCAGGGGTTTATTAACGGTTACCTTACCATGGATACATTGGGCGCTATGGTTTTTGGTATTGTTATTGTTAATGCAGCCCGCTCTCGAGGAATTGATAATTCATCACTGTTAACACGTTATACCATGTGGGCAGGAATTATTGCGGGTGTATTATTAACTGCGATTTATTTGAGTTTATTTAAATTAGGCTCTAGCAGTGGCAGTATCATTCCGGGCGCTCAAGATGGAGCCGATATTTTACATGCCTATGTTCAATACACTTTCGGCAATTTTGGTAGCTTCTTCTTAGCCGTACTGATTTTCTTAGCCTGTATGGTGACAGCTGTTGGTTTAACCTGTGCCTGTGCAGAGTTTTTTAGCCGTTATTTGCCTATCTCTTATCGTGTATTAGTGTTGATTTTAGCGATATTTTCAGCCGTTGTTTCAAACTTAGGGTTAAGTAAGCTGATCGCGTTTTCTATTCCTGTACTGATAATGATTTATCCACCTTGTATTGTGATTATTTTAATGAGTTTCACATTACGTCTGTGGAATAACCCAAGCCGTATTATCGCGCCAGCAATGGTTGTTAGCTTATTTTTCGGTATTTTTGATGCAATAAAAGCGTCTGATTATCTGAAACATTTATTACCAGAATGGGCGACAAAACTGCCACTAAGTGAGCAAGGTTTAGCGTGGTTGATCCCAGTATTAGTGACGATTGTTGTGTGTGCTATTTACGATAGAGTCGCAGGCTCACAGAGTAAAAAAGTGATCCATACTGAAGCCATCAATAAGCAATAA